The window gagacccgggttccattcccaatgcctgcccaggagaaaaaacaaaacaaaaccagtcaCATAGAGAAATATACGTGCAAATAATTGAACGTTGACTCTAAGCCCAAttaaacttttctaaaatttttttattgaacatAATTGTTGATTTGCTGTGTTCCTCTATCTTGAATGTTGGTTTGGAGATCTTTCAAAATACATGTAGTCCTGGAATTGGAAAAACAGTAATATATATTGATTAGTAATTAAGTGTCTATGCAGAAATTTGCTAATTGCTTTTATTAACAGCAAAGTATTTAAAAGCTTTGTAATTTACATATACCTTTACAtgactagaataaaataaattttaaaagcattactACAAGAATCTTAAAATTAATAGGAGAGTTTGTGTTACTGTTTTTGcagaaattaatatatttgacttttacatatatttaaaataatgaacgTTATGTTGAAGTAAGGCCATTTCTAGAATTATCGGATGACAATTTGTAAAACAGAAAAGTACCACAGGAATGAAAGGTATACTTATCATTGGtattataaaaagacaaaaacccaagCCCACAGTATCACCCTTTGTAGCTTATCAGGGGATCTCCCAGTCCAGTCTAGGAAAAATGCATCTTACAAAATCTTTAAGAAGAGGACTGCATACAAAAAGTGGCAATTATGAACTTGGAATTTTGGTAGTCAATAAGATACCCACTTAGgatagcaatttattaaattattcctGTTAAGAGGAAGAAAAACTTGTTATAGCAAGCATTAAATACTCTAAATTTACCAATCACTATTAGTTTaattatttatcatttaattttaattaggtattcaaggcaaatattatcatggttATTTATGCACTTTATCTATGACTATAAACTGTATCGTCAGGAAAAGGCCATTGGAAGTGTGCCTAATAACTCTAAGGAAACTACAAAACCCCAAGGAGTACATGGATAGTAGAGAGGCAGTAAGGAGGACGGGAAAGGACGTGAGCTTTggagttattttatttctttaaggaatCACAGGACAATCATCTTTAAGTAGTGAGAATGATAAATAACATACAGTGGTGACAGGTGCTACCCAGTGATTACCCAAAATGTTCCAAACGCTCTGCTGGCCATTTTTCACATATGATAGCTAATTTTTGTAACCATGAAaaatgcgttttttttttttttatcacagttttacagatgaggagactgaagaTCGCATGAGTTAAACACTTTGCAAAAGTCCCATAATGACTACGTGGCACAGCGAGAAGGTAACTTAGCTCCAAAGTTTATTCCTTTCCAGTCCACGACACTGACTCTCATCAGAAAGAGGAGTTCTCCCAGGGTCCCCCAGAAGCGAAAGGCTTACGATGAGGAAGCAAGCTCCCAAAATCATCGCTTTCATCTTCACTTCCAGATCCACTGGGAAGCGGATGTCAAAGTGGTCGGCGTCGGCCATGGCTGACAACAACCCGTTCCACTTCCGAATGATGCTGCCGATACAGGTGACGCCGTCGAGGGCTTGGACCTGGACAGATGAGGACGTCACACCTTATGACATCCGGAAGGTTTTAAATATACGCTTTATTCTTTCACTTAGGAATAGTTTACACTGAAATGGCATAAACGTAgtgcagaaaacaaatttaactaccacatttcgaatgtgcaaattaaggccaATAACAGTTAAGTGGCTTGCCACTGGTTAGTACCCGAGCGGGATTAAAACTTGGTTCTCAGGCCAGTGCACGTTCTACTTTCTCACCTGAGGCGTTAGAGGGAGCTTGCTGAAGGAGGTATAGTTTAAATTGTCTCTTAAATTATCTCAATATAGCAAAAAATTGGAATTGGCGACAAGGACAGAAAACTACTTCCAGCCTAGAGAGTCACACGAGCAAACAGCAGGAAGAGATGAACTGTTACATCATAACTTCTGTTAATCACTCAAGGACTCAAGGGCCAAACTTCCTGTGCATTCCTGAAGCTATGGACGAGACTTCAGCTTTTGAAAGGAAAACTCGGCACTTGTCACAGGGCAAATACTCAAATGCTAACTCTTTTGTCACCTGGTGATGGGAATGAGTCTCCCCACAGCTACAGTGGTCTTTTAGTAAAACAAAACTATCTTTATTGGGTATTATAGGAAATATTTGAATGTGCATTTTTGGTACATGATAAGTCTTGCTGGATTGCAATGCATTCAAAAGGGAATCTTCAAAAAGTCCAGGAAatacttttagaaatttcttttttcaaattcaaGGTAAGAAGGTATCAAGTTGTAGACACTGAGATAAAGCAAACCagaagttttgctttttccttttttctttcctgaaaatgTTATAATATGACCTAACATCAGTTATATCAGCATTGCCCTATTTCCTGAGGACACAGAGAGACTTCTATCCTGCAAGTAGGCAATTCGCAAAATTATTCAGGACCCATGTTCCCACCCTAGAAAGTTTCAGGGGAAAAcagatgattaaataaataaatggatttgtTCAGGCTATTTAATCTCAAAAGGTAAAATGCTTTAGATGGCTTCTAcctctttttatatttatcaaatgatgaaataatgaaaaatgagcTCATGTGttggaaaaaaatcaagcaattGACTAGCAATCATTTGAAAATTACTTCATGTCAACTGGTTAATCAGCATTTTCTTCATCAACCATGTTAATTTGCAGACGATTTTGTAGACCTCATTTTACGCACACAAAAAAACCAACTAAGATCAGTCTTAGGTCTGTCagcacttagagaggaaacattGGGAACGTTGTTTTAACAGTAGCTACCTCAAAGACGGAATCTGAGCCGCAGCCATACGTCGAGCACGGCCCGCGCACTCCCAGCATTGTCTCCTTCTTCTCGTTCTGGATGCTGTAAACCGCCCTGCACAGGTTCCAGTGCTCCGCCACAGAGCCAATGGTCACGCCGGGGGGGCACTGCACCTCCAGCTGCAAACGAAGCAGCGACGGAGGAGAGCGTGTTATAGTCATACATTTATACATACTAACATACACACATGATCCAGATGTGTTCTTACATCAAACCAGGACTAGGGGAATTATTTTGGGGGGAGACAGACCTCCATGGACTTCTCACACGTCTTGCTGGGTGTCCCAAGAACGAAAGGCCCTGACCACTCTTTACCTTCTGAGAGATGTGTTTGCAGCACGCAACCTATCCTGCAAGGTCCTGTTTCCTTTCAGGATAGAGAGCAGGCTTGCTACTGCTTGGCATCAAAGTGGTGGAGTCTCCAAGCTGGGATGCTGCCCAGGTGGCATCTGCAGATCGACTCCATAGGACGTGGGTGGCGGGAGGGGGAGAGACAATGGACCCCTGTCAGCATGCTGATGCTCACGCTGCTGGCTGTGCCATAGTAATGTCTTCTGTCTCTGAACTACAAAGACCTGACAGAATCCCTAACACAGTAACAGACTAACTTACTATCTTTAAAGTTaggtaaaatgaaaatttttcttaaaaaaatcaattaaaataaaaaaaaatcaattttatcagaaaacaaaaaaagttccATGTTGTAAAACCAACGGAGTGTGTGAATGTGCATTTAAAGCCATTTCTAGAATTATATTGAAATATTGCACACTACTCTCTTTTAATGGTCTTTGCAATACTCTTCTCTAAAGAATGAGGATCTTCCTAGTTAATCATGACAAAAGAGTCACAAAGATTAAGTTATTTGGTATAAGCCCAAAGCGAAAGTTCTCCTGACTATTCTATGGTTTCACATTCACTTTCTAAGAATTTTAAGTCCCCTGGGTCATCATGAGGGGGACTACTCAGGTCATGGTTTGTCAAGCCTGTATGGTATTCATACATATtcttacacacacactcactcactcacacacacacatttgacaGCTTCCTGTAGCTGGGATGTCATATGAGTTAGTTCTAAGAGCCTAAAAGTctaaattttgcaaaaataatgtCTAAAAATCCATCCCATGATATACTATTCAGCTGTATAAAGGATTGAATTGTTGAAACACACAACAGCTTGGATGAAACACAAGAGAATTacactaaatgaaaaaaaaaaaaaaagccaatcccaaaaggtcctatactgtatgattccttttatataatatttttgaaatgacaaaattatagagatggaaacagattagtggtttccaggggtTAAAGACTACTGTGGGAGCAGAGACAGAAGGTGGATGGTTTTAAGAGAGAATACCTGTGACGATGGAAATGCTTGCTATCTGAATTGTAGTAGTGGGTACATCACAGATACATAGATAGACACATTACAAGGGAAACTGGAAAATATATCTAGATAAGGTTGTGGGACGAAAGTTCCACAGACTGGACTAAGGCTgtcatttttattcaatttacTACATCCAGACATCTTGTCATCTCGGAGTGCTTCATCATAGAATTCGAGAAGAAATTCCAAGTCattattatgaagaaaaatacttCATCCAAAAGAATCAGGGGTTAGAGGTGAAGATTCATCTCAAATATAAGGCTattattacaaagaaaataacaaCAGGGAATATCTGAGAAAAATAACGAATATTCATTGAGCACTGTACCATGTGCCAGGTATTGTCCTAAGACATcaatatttatttactaattaGTCCTCAAAACAATCCTATGgacatattttattatatctgTTTTACAGGTTAAGAAATCAGCGGACAGAGAGGGTtgtaaataaattgagtagaggctGGTACTTTGTCATTTAACTATCGCAGTAATCCTATGGTGTACTGCTGCGCAGAGTTTATGAATCTGAACACTGAAGTTCAAAGCGACTAAGTGAGTCGCCTCAATTTAAAGTACGCAGCATATCTGGAATTCAAACTCCCTGGCCTCTGTGCAAAACTGCTCTTCTTTTCCCTGCAGCAAACGACCTTCCAGGAGTCATGAAGGTTACTGAAGACGAATCAAACTGTAACTCAGCACCTCTGCATTCCAGGTCCAGCACAGTCACCTACCAACGGCGAGACCCTTGGGGGACACAATCTTCTTGAGCTTTTTTTTGATATCTGAAAAGTTGTGGGTTGTGTGGGTAGCACCAAGTAACTCAGGTCCCTTCCACTTCTAAGAGTGTATGTTTATGTTTAGCAATGCCTTTCTGGTGATATGCAGATACATTTAGATAAATGGGCAGGAGCCATTGTCAATAGCCATAAATCTCTAAATCAGCAGACAAAACTAATACAATGGGGGCATTCACGAAACAACCCTAATTTGTGCTTGGCCCAACACCTAGAACCTGAAGAGCATGAGCCCACAAGAAGCCCTCTGTGAGTCTCCCTAGGTGGGATGAGATGGCCTGCTCCCTCCCATCTTTAGTCCTGAATGGCCCAGCCAGAGAAAGGAGCCCAGCCTTGGCCTGAAGAGTGGCGTTAAAAAGAACCGGCAGACTGGGCCTCCGTCCTCGGACCTCTTGCCTGGTGGAGGGACAACAGAAGCAACAGCAGGAGCATCTGAACGGCCTCTGCAGGGTCATGACCTCTCGGCCCATGCGGTCACTCATGCGGAGGACAAAGGGCCGGAGCGTCCGGTACGCGTTCCTGGTCAAGTCGTCGGTGTCCTCGTTTACGATGTACACCATCTCGTCTGCGTTGTTCTTCACATCGTATCTGTTGTTGGCTTCAAAGCCTAGACACActgagaaatgagaagagaaacccTTCGTCAATTAGAGGAGGTTAAAAAAGGCCTCCTGAAGCCTTTGAGAACTTAGAGCAAAGGAGCTTTGCAAAAATTCCAGGTGACGTGTATGCAATTAAGGAGAACACTGAAATAACTCATAAGCTCCCCAAATctgtaaataattttgaaattgtgaaatatttctttttagaagctcagtgtaaaataatttttcaaatcttGCACACAGATGGAAGACCAAAACTATTTCCTGTGCTGTTTGAATTCAGAAAACTTTAAGATTCGTTTAATGAAATTATACATTGGACCATGAATTAAACGGCTCATGAAATATGTCCAGATGATCCAGGCTGCTGATCActgcaaataaaataaaggaaccAAGAAAATTCAAAGGTTGAATGTGGTGGGCAAAATGAATATTTAGAGCCAGTGCTATAAGGGTTAGCAAACCTGTATTGAGGAGCCAAAATCAGGCTGCATGCGAACTGTGTACCTTACCTCCAGAGCAAGAACACTGGACTGGAGTTTAGTAAAGCTGGTCTTTCTTTGTCACTGACCAGCTGACTGGGGCACCCCTGGCTGACTGATTTAGCCTTCCTGCAACTActttttttaatctatgaaaGGGGAATGTGGAGGCAGGAGGATGCATAAAGGTACAAGGGCtaccagattttaaaaaattaaagtggctataagatataaaaatataaagtataaaattatacagaataatttcctttttctactTTCTGGAAAATTGGGTAACAgagttttttttctccttgaaccACTAAAAGTGATCAACATAAAGCAGCAACTAATAGATGATGCAAAATTTCCACAGAATGCTACAAAATACTGCTGCACACTCTAAAATCATACATACTTTCCACAGGCTCGAAATGCTGAAGGACGTGTACGTTGTCCAACTGTTGGGATAGAACAAAGCAGTTAGGAGAGCTAGAAATAACAGGATTTAATCAAATACGCATTAGAAAAGAAATCGATGAAATAGGTATCGGAATGTATCAACTCAGACTAAAAAATAGTCTTCTGAAATTGAATGGAATCAAAAGTATTTCATCACCTGAAATGAGCTTATCTGTACCTGATCAGATGATTATTAACACTGCAGCTCAGGGAGGAAACAGTTTCTGCAGTCCCACTGTAAAAGACTGAAACAGTTGCCTGTTTGAGTCAGAAAACCATCGACTTGCTACAGTAACAGCATTTAGAAGAAACAACGTCCTAATTCAGCCCCTACCCATTAGTGTTTCTACCACAGGAGTGgcctattttatattatttatattactgCACAAGTATGTCTGAGAAAACCTAACACACTGGCTTCTGTTTACTTGAGCTACTAATACCAGTTATTCCCCAAGTACACATTTTAATAAGGGGAGGGTCTAATCTGAATGGgattaagagaaaggaaaagaaaaactctgaGATGGGACACCATGGAGTGGGAAGTTGGGAATACCATCAGATAACTTCCATCTTAATTTTATGTAGGAATCACTCTCACAATGGACAGTTTGGCCCATCATCTCATATTTGAGAACATTCTAGCAGAAGGAAGAAACCTTTTTGGCAGACAGACTGATACAGTTTTATATTAGACTAATACAAGTTTATATTATTCCTAACCTCTGAGCACAGAACATTGACTGAAAGACTCTATGTCCCTAAATACTTGTTGTatatattaatgaatgaaaaatatatacctgtGGAGGCgtcaaaaactgaaaatgacttAATTGGATGTGAATATTTTGTGGCGTGATTGATTGCAAGCAGTTAGAGTGAGGACACAGTCCACACTTAACTGAAGACTTTTATCGATGTcttataaaatttcaaaagtgCTCATTAAAATGGTTTACAGTGCCTTTAACAAATCCCAGGAAGTAAAAATCTAGGAATAAGATTTTTAggtaaaaataggtaaaaatttCACTACTTAATAAAAGTGTCCATGGACACTGCAGAGCATAATATCCGAAAGAAATGAagcactttaagagggaagaAGTTTGCCCAGGAAGACACGACGCCATTAAGGAGAAGTTCTTGGAGGAGTTGGTGGAGTCCCTGGCAAAGCCACATCTCTAGTAATCATATAATCCCGCCAACATCGGATGCATGGACCTTGCACATGAGATCTCGAAAAGACCAGGGCAGATGAAAGGAATGGCTGACTATCGATCTGCCACTCACATCTAAGAAGGCGTTTCAACTAATAGCATCCAAACAGCTGTCATCTGTTGAGTGTCCTGTGTGCCATGAATATACGGCACTTTACAAACCTTATCTCTTCAACCATTCTCACAACAATCTGATAATACTGCCATTTGCTAGTAGGACTTATAGATGTTTAAAGAGAGGCAGCAAGGGGCTAAGAAAGTTATTCCAAGTTTTAAAGGGAGAAAGCCAGAATTTAAAACCAGGTTTGTCTGGTTCCAAACTtgtgttttctcttattttgtttatttctttttaactcaAAAACATTCCTGTAAGTGAAAGTAGAAcccataaaatatattcatttaaccTCCATCAGAGTAATAGAAGAAACTGAAAACTATgctttaataattaaattaaattaatatttaaat is drawn from Tamandua tetradactyla isolate mTamTet1 chromosome 5, mTamTet1.pri, whole genome shotgun sequence and contains these coding sequences:
- the PLSCR4 gene encoding phospholipid scramblase 4 isoform X1 — protein: MSGIVPSAPEKSAGEMENQMKSADPTPDNLPVYNSHFVPGPPGPAAPLPAGYAGVLPMGYYIPHQPSTFPLRQPAGSAHPLQYQPGKYPVPNQHPTPVTWMPGPAPMLNCPPGLECLTQLDNVHVLQHFEPVEMCLGFEANNRYDVKNNADEMVYIVNEDTDDLTRNAYRTLRPFVLRMSDRMGREVMTLQRPFRCSCCCFCCPSTRQELEVQCPPGVTIGSVAEHWNLCRAVYSIQNEKKETMLGVRGPCSTYGCGSDSVFEVQALDGVTCIGSIIRKWNGLLSAMADADHFDIRFPVDLEVKMKAMILGACFLIDYMYFERSPNQHSR
- the PLSCR4 gene encoding phospholipid scramblase 4 isoform X3, whose amino-acid sequence is MGYYIPHQPSTFPLRQPAGSAHPLQYQPGKYPVPNQHPTPVTWMPGPAPMLNCPPGLECLTQLDNVHVLQHFEPVEMCLGFEANNRYDVKNNADEMVYIVNEDTDDLTRNAYRTLRPFVLRMSDRMGREVMTLQRPFRCSCCCFCCPSTRQELEVQCPPGVTIGSVAEHWNLCRAVYSIQNEKKETMLGVRGPCSTYGCGSDSVFEVQALDGVTCIGSIIRKWNGLLSAMADADHFDIRFPVDLEVKMKAMILGACFLIDYMYFERSPNQHSR
- the PLSCR4 gene encoding phospholipid scramblase 4 isoform X2 — protein: MENQMKSADPTPDNLPVYNSHFVPGPPGPAAPLPAGYAGVLPMGYYIPHQPSTFPLRQPAGSAHPLQYQPGKYPVPNQHPTPVTWMPGPAPMLNCPPGLECLTQLDNVHVLQHFEPVEMCLGFEANNRYDVKNNADEMVYIVNEDTDDLTRNAYRTLRPFVLRMSDRMGREVMTLQRPFRCSCCCFCCPSTRQELEVQCPPGVTIGSVAEHWNLCRAVYSIQNEKKETMLGVRGPCSTYGCGSDSVFEVQALDGVTCIGSIIRKWNGLLSAMADADHFDIRFPVDLEVKMKAMILGACFLIDYMYFERSPNQHSR